Proteins from one Ranitomeya variabilis isolate aRanVar5 chromosome 1, aRanVar5.hap1, whole genome shotgun sequence genomic window:
- the RXFP4 gene encoding relaxin-3 receptor 2, whose protein sequence is MLQSLFLLQKLPKLDVMDFNLTLSLAVNTSEETAGLSIDDDATIPTYGLVSFRILISTIYFLVCVVGLLGNFFVMYLIRAKKVTGLTAIDIFVFCLALSDFQLAFTLPFWAVDAILDFSWPFGHTMCKIILTMTVLNVYNNVFLLTAMAVTRYWSVASALSLRCRVSTYIAKWISFALWVLALLATIPTLIFSSTNKVLGDELCLLKFPGKKWLATYHLQRVIIGFVIPLVVISSSYIMLLNFLRQHKVNSNNQHRQSRITNSVQLVIIVFFVCWFPNHAGIFWGILMKYEVVQWSDAYYYFHTYVFPITLCLAHSNSCLNPVIYCLMRKEFRKSLTALLWQIASMVASYLPTSKGKQRSPDQETSVPLYRKASFPQTVSKDYPVASLSTITLLPEVTQDQTQQNAESNRQETLID, encoded by the coding sequence CTCTGAGGAGACAGCAGGTCTGAGCATAGACGATGATGCCACCATACCCACCTATGGGCTGGTGAGTTTCCGAATTCTCATCTCTACTATCTACTTTTTGGTCTGTGTGGTGGGATTGCTGGGCAACTTCTTTGTGATGTATCTAATCAGGGCGAAGAAAGTCACTGGTCTCACTGCCATCGACATCTTTGTCTTTTGCCTGGCCTTGAGTGATTTTCAATTAGCTTTTACTCTGCCTTTTTGGGCTGTGGATGCCATCTTGGATTTCAGCTGGCCATTTGGACATACCATGTGTAAAATCATCCTGACTATGACAGTCCTTAATGTTTACAACAATGTTTTTTTACTGACTGCTATGGCTGTGACCAGATATTGGTCGGTAGCCTCGGCACTGAGTCTAAGGTGTCGAGTGTCCACCTATATTGCAAAATGGATAAGCTTTGCTCTTTGGGTTCTAGCTTTGTTGGCCACGATCCCAACTCTAATTTTTTCCAGTACCAACAAAGTTCTAGGAGATGAGCTTTGTCTTCTCAAATTTCCTGGAAAAAAGTGGCTGGCCACCTACCATCTTCAGCGGGTTATCATCGGCTTCGTCATTCCACTGGTGGTGATATCTTCTTCTTACATCATGCTCTTGAATTTTCTGAGGCAACACAAAGTCAATTCCAACAACCAACACCGGCAAAGCAGGATAACCAATTCCGTCCAACTGGTGATAATCGTCTTCTTTGTTTGCTGGTTTCCCAACCACGCTGGCATCTTCTGGGGGATCCTCATGAAGTATGAAGTGGTACAGTGGAGTGATGCATATTACTACTTCCATACCTATGTCTTCCCAATCACCCTATGCCTTGCACACAGTAACAGTTGCCTTAATCCAGTTATCTACTGTCTTATGAGGAAAGAGTTTCGGAAATCGCTTACAGCTTTGCTTTGGCAGATAGCAAGCATGGTTGCCTCTTACCTACCCACTAGCAAGGGCAAACAAAGAAGCCCTGATCAGGAAACGTCTGTGCCCTTGTATCGGAAAGCCAGCTTTCCTCAAACTGTTAGTAAGGACTACCCTGTAGCTTCTTTGTCCACCATAACCTTACTTCCAGAAGTGACTCAAGATCAGACCCAACAAAATGCAGAATCTAATCGTCAGGAGACCTTGATAGACTAG